The Pedobacter roseus genome contains a region encoding:
- a CDS encoding GNAT family N-acetyltransferase, producing the protein METNMLDSTKFQQISEETNFNALLNSYCREFTNWSRYVGIPKYDLPLADYLFTTSNRLHIRFDFSAIGFEVYAPLKFYADSGRHVFNFPVIERNIATDVISTISIYRFMELAIQFSAEEFPDADADIVNQRLTNSVENLEAFLSYFKQNGKPVNFAKMSFIEAEQSLFLGHNAHPLPKGRAGFNNREELFKFSPETQGQFQLAYFLISANNINEKNAEGFDITDLFRIELLESGNSDIIAILDQHPNHKVVPMHPWEADYLLTLPTVKGMEEEKLLLYLGCFGAFYTSTSSVRTVYNASSDWMLKFSLHVKITNSERVNLVRELHRGYDVSKLLKTEYGKAAKAEFPEIEFITDPAFITVNYKGETIDGFNISIRHNPFKGEDAGKNVSLLAALCQDGLLGQKPRIVHVIEEASISKNKALAHTAVNWFKQYLHLCVAPIVGLYHNYGMAFEFHQQNVLLELDKDFYPAKFYFRDNQGYFFSDVKAEALQAAYPGIAAESGSIVPNEYIIPKLTYYLLINNILGVVNAIASNGLADEKTLIDLVYLEFKQFENSDTTGLVDYIINRRSWEVKGNLLTNLCNIDEASAPIDNPAIYREFPNPLSKYFFSENLIKPKTNEVLYSRFFPKDNVTINIRPFNIDRDLEMVHDWFNQEHAKPIWKMDGPIKGLELFYRTLLPNDASHSFIGEINGEPTFTIEPYWPMRDGVGACYEALTTDYGAHLLIAPTDKDKKFSFETGQALMDFIFEQPEVGKCIGEAAVESRAMHIFVTRLGFKLEKVIQMPYKMANLTFCYRDWYWDKFPEAKAYAMMKTAQFETEEI; encoded by the coding sequence ATGGAAACGAATATGTTAGACTCAACCAAGTTTCAGCAGATTTCAGAAGAAACTAACTTTAACGCCCTACTAAACAGTTACTGCAGAGAATTTACTAACTGGAGCCGTTATGTAGGTATCCCTAAATATGATTTACCCCTTGCCGATTACCTGTTTACAACATCCAATCGTTTGCATATCCGGTTCGATTTCAGCGCTATTGGTTTTGAAGTGTACGCCCCTTTAAAATTTTATGCGGATAGCGGTCGCCATGTATTTAATTTCCCGGTAATTGAGCGGAATATTGCTACCGACGTGATCAGTACGATCAGCATTTACAGGTTTATGGAACTGGCCATTCAATTCAGTGCAGAGGAATTTCCGGATGCTGATGCTGATATTGTAAATCAACGTTTAACCAACAGTGTAGAAAACCTTGAAGCATTTCTCTCCTATTTTAAGCAAAACGGTAAACCGGTAAATTTTGCTAAAATGAGCTTTATTGAGGCCGAGCAGTCATTATTTTTAGGTCACAATGCCCATCCCCTACCCAAAGGAAGGGCCGGTTTTAACAATCGGGAAGAACTTTTCAAATTTTCGCCAGAAACACAAGGCCAATTCCAACTGGCTTATTTCTTAATTTCTGCAAACAATATCAATGAGAAAAATGCAGAAGGTTTTGACATTACCGATCTTTTCAGGATTGAGCTGTTAGAGAGTGGAAATTCAGATATCATTGCCATATTGGATCAACATCCCAACCATAAAGTGGTACCCATGCATCCCTGGGAAGCCGATTACCTGCTCACCCTTCCGACGGTAAAAGGAATGGAAGAGGAAAAGTTATTGCTTTATCTGGGTTGCTTCGGAGCTTTTTATACGTCAACTTCATCAGTCAGGACCGTTTATAATGCATCAAGCGATTGGATGCTGAAATTTTCGCTACATGTAAAAATAACCAACTCGGAAAGGGTTAACCTGGTTCGGGAGCTTCACCGTGGTTATGATGTAAGTAAATTATTAAAGACAGAATATGGTAAAGCGGCCAAAGCTGAATTCCCTGAAATTGAATTCATTACCGACCCTGCATTTATCACCGTAAATTATAAAGGCGAAACTATTGATGGTTTTAATATCAGCATCAGGCATAATCCTTTCAAAGGTGAAGACGCTGGCAAAAATGTAAGTTTACTGGCGGCGCTTTGTCAGGATGGTTTATTGGGTCAAAAACCCAGGATTGTCCATGTAATCGAGGAGGCATCCATCAGCAAAAATAAAGCGCTTGCCCATACTGCTGTAAACTGGTTTAAACAATATCTTCACCTTTGCGTAGCACCAATTGTTGGCCTTTACCATAATTATGGGATGGCTTTCGAGTTTCATCAGCAAAATGTGTTACTCGAACTGGATAAGGATTTTTATCCTGCCAAATTTTATTTCAGGGATAACCAGGGTTATTTCTTTAGCGATGTAAAAGCGGAAGCATTACAAGCGGCTTATCCTGGAATTGCCGCAGAAAGCGGATCGATTGTTCCGAATGAATATATTATTCCTAAATTAACCTATTATCTGCTCATCAACAACATTTTAGGCGTAGTAAATGCCATTGCAAGTAATGGTTTGGCTGATGAAAAAACGTTGATCGATCTGGTTTACCTTGAATTTAAACAATTCGAAAACAGTGATACCACTGGCCTGGTCGATTATATCATCAACCGCCGCAGCTGGGAAGTAAAAGGTAATTTATTAACCAATCTTTGCAACATTGATGAAGCCAGTGCGCCCATTGATAATCCGGCCATTTACCGTGAGTTTCCAAATCCGCTGTCTAAATATTTTTTCTCCGAAAACCTGATCAAACCTAAAACCAATGAGGTATTGTACAGCAGGTTTTTCCCTAAGGATAATGTAACGATCAACATCCGTCCGTTTAATATCGACCGCGATCTGGAAATGGTTCATGATTGGTTTAACCAGGAACATGCCAAACCAATCTGGAAAATGGATGGCCCTATTAAAGGCCTGGAATTATTTTACAGAACACTATTGCCGAATGATGCCTCGCACAGTTTTATCGGCGAAATCAATGGCGAACCTACTTTTACCATAGAGCCTTACTGGCCAATGCGCGATGGTGTGGGGGCTTGCTACGAAGCGTTAACTACCGATTATGGAGCACATTTACTGATTGCCCCTACCGATAAGGACAAGAAATTCAGTTTTGAAACCGGTCAGGCCCTAATGGATTTCATTTTTGAACAGCCAGAAGTGGGTAAATGTATCGGTGAGGCAGCAGTGGAAAGTCGTGCGATGCACATTTTTGTAACCAGATTGGGTTTCAAATTAGAGAAAGTGATCCAAATGCCTTATAAAATGGCAAACCTGACTTTCTGTTACCGCGATTGGTACTGGGATAAATTTCCTGAAGCCAAAGCTTATGCCATGATGAAAACAGCACAATTTGAAACGGAGGAGATATAA
- a CDS encoding pyridoxal phosphate-dependent decarboxylase family protein codes for MFTSDLEKHELIDFLTESPTKEIFHHENEEEYLHAVGKVTQAVKKFLNNSQQPFSGVSPAQLKPLFDAIEFEKTHDNYDALLKEVEQLYTNHAVAFHHPAYIAHLNCPIVIPAVAAEVMISSINSSIDTWDQSAGGTLIEQKLIEWTCDQIGFSKKADGIFTSGGTQSNLMGLLLARDHYAITALNHNIKLNGLPQEASRFRIFVSEKAHFSIQKNASLLGLGEKSVIKIKTDRSFRMNTVLLEDAIKREIAQGNIPIAVVGTAGTTDFGNVDPLKELAFISKKYNTWFHIDAAYGCGLLLTDKYRSLLNGIELAHSVTVDYHKSFFQPVSSSGFLVNDKRYFNLITHHADYLNPKDHDEDGLPNQVNKSIQTTRRFDALKLWFTLRMMGRNKLGGYFDTIIETAAQIADRLNFDSDFELMNESDISALVFRYRPKNVRLDVCAMNQYIKKAMFNEGKALVAGTKINQQFYLKFTLLNPLTTISDIENIIKIIKKHGNEYVRLNQVSADFRRN; via the coding sequence ATGTTTACATCAGACCTAGAAAAACATGAACTTATCGATTTCCTCACGGAAAGTCCGACGAAGGAAATCTTTCACCACGAAAACGAAGAAGAATACCTCCACGCTGTTGGGAAGGTTACCCAGGCGGTAAAAAAATTTCTGAACAATAGCCAACAGCCTTTCAGTGGCGTATCGCCTGCCCAATTAAAACCTTTATTTGATGCCATCGAATTTGAAAAAACGCACGATAACTACGATGCGCTGCTTAAAGAGGTAGAACAGCTTTACACCAATCATGCTGTTGCTTTTCATCATCCCGCTTACATTGCCCATTTAAACTGCCCGATCGTGATCCCGGCGGTGGCAGCCGAAGTGATGATTTCGTCGATCAATTCGTCAATCGATACCTGGGACCAAAGTGCGGGCGGAACATTGATTGAACAAAAACTGATCGAATGGACCTGCGATCAGATCGGTTTCAGCAAAAAAGCAGATGGCATTTTTACCAGTGGCGGCACCCAAAGCAATTTAATGGGCCTTTTATTGGCACGGGATCACTATGCCATTACAGCCTTAAACCATAATATAAAATTAAATGGTTTGCCACAGGAAGCCTCACGCTTTAGGATTTTTGTTTCAGAAAAGGCGCATTTCAGCATCCAGAAAAACGCTTCGCTGTTAGGTTTGGGCGAAAAATCGGTAATCAAGATCAAAACGGACCGCAGTTTCAGGATGAACACCGTTTTATTGGAAGATGCCATTAAAAGAGAAATTGCACAAGGTAATATCCCTATTGCCGTGGTGGGTACAGCGGGCACTACTGATTTTGGAAATGTTGATCCATTGAAAGAACTTGCCTTCATCAGCAAAAAATACAATACCTGGTTCCATATCGATGCGGCTTATGGCTGTGGGTTATTGCTAACCGACAAATACAGGAGCCTGCTGAACGGGATCGAACTGGCCCATTCGGTTACGGTTGATTATCATAAATCATTTTTTCAGCCGGTAAGCAGCAGTGGTTTTTTGGTGAACGATAAAAGGTATTTCAACCTGATTACACACCACGCTGATTATTTAAACCCTAAAGATCATGATGAGGATGGTTTGCCCAACCAGGTGAACAAATCGATACAGACGACCAGACGCTTTGATGCTTTAAAACTTTGGTTTACACTCAGGATGATGGGAAGAAACAAACTGGGAGGCTATTTTGACACCATTATTGAAACGGCGGCCCAAATTGCCGACCGCTTAAATTTCGACAGCGATTTTGAACTGATGAACGAATCAGATATCAGTGCTTTGGTTTTCCGTTACAGGCCAAAAAATGTACGTCTGGATGTTTGCGCCATGAACCAGTACATTAAAAAAGCCATGTTTAACGAAGGAAAGGCCTTAGTTGCCGGAACCAAAATTAACCAGCAATTCTACCTCAAATTTACCCTACTTAACCCGCTTACCACCATTAGCGATATCGAAAACATTATTAAAATCATTAAAAAACATGGAAACGAATATGTTAGACTCAACCAAGTTTCAGCAGATTTCAGAAGAAACTAA
- a CDS encoding TonB-dependent receptor, with amino-acid sequence MKNLYLIAILICGFILTGKAQTVTGKVLGETAPLAGANIKVEGKNTSATTNADGSFELKLTEGAYQLQVSYVGYTTVSQKVNLATNQTVNLTINLSPTSNMQEVVVVSSRKPTKISEIPGTVWVVDGAKIQEQARAGIPLKQTLAQLIPSLDAGPEGRTNYGQNQRGRDALVMIDGVSLNSTRGVSRQFESIDPFNIERIEVLSGASAVYGGGATGGIINIITKKGQDSQPSFTTQVGVRSGLKEKSDHDVRVAQAISGGSKDWNGRIGMAFQKNNAAYGADGKQIFTDITQTDLQYNQSFDFFGSTEFKLTEYQKLLVNAQYYNSGYRGDKDLFLGTNYAGLLSNPALLEMRNGYSSDVDPKTSRANINANYQASDILGGQTLYVQAAARNEQFSFHPFPGQAAIPGVLYSGSSIQNTNYSALKLVLNKDWNRLNLTYGIDADNENFNAQQALFDRTKAFTSGGLNNTTVATIARYPNFRVNGLSGFLQAQVKVAEFLTLSGGVRQQRMFVKVGDFVGTNAAVPLAYGMGRTATAIAGGKNHYDVNLLNGGLVVKINAPQQFWVNFSQGFNLADPAKYYGQGTYTLAGTNWNLGNSINVAGSPLTGIKTEQYEAGYRYRTGIFNAQVAGFYALSDKNVKTNSTFNIEVFDEKVRNIGVEGSLSLNLKNGFEAGANGLYIKTQKQNTDGTWSLQDVTVASPSKIAGYLGYNGKVFGLKAQVFHSFDSKGIDTKLIEREIKGYTTVDLLGSVKLFTGSLSFGVQNLLNKNYQTIWSQRSVLLYQALAKPETFYYAGRGRTYNLTYTLNY; translated from the coding sequence ATGAAGAATCTATACTTAATTGCAATCTTGATCTGTGGATTTATCCTTACAGGTAAAGCACAAACCGTAACAGGTAAAGTGCTTGGAGAAACTGCTCCATTAGCCGGGGCAAATATTAAAGTTGAAGGTAAAAATACTTCGGCAACCACCAATGCAGATGGTAGCTTCGAACTCAAGCTAACTGAAGGTGCCTACCAATTACAGGTAAGTTATGTGGGTTATACTACTGTTTCACAAAAAGTGAATCTGGCTACAAATCAAACGGTTAATTTAACCATTAACCTGAGTCCAACCTCAAATATGCAGGAGGTGGTGGTGGTATCATCGCGGAAACCGACCAAAATCAGCGAGATACCAGGTACCGTTTGGGTAGTAGATGGTGCAAAAATCCAGGAGCAGGCGAGGGCAGGCATTCCTTTAAAACAAACATTGGCGCAATTGATCCCGAGTTTGGATGCAGGTCCGGAAGGACGAACCAACTACGGACAGAACCAGCGTGGCAGGGATGCATTGGTGATGATTGATGGCGTATCTTTAAATAGTACCCGTGGTGTAAGCCGTCAGTTCGAATCGATTGATCCGTTTAACATCGAACGTATCGAGGTTTTATCTGGTGCAAGTGCCGTTTATGGTGGTGGTGCAACAGGAGGGATCATCAATATCATCACTAAAAAAGGTCAGGACAGTCAGCCGAGTTTTACCACACAGGTTGGTGTGCGCAGCGGATTGAAAGAAAAAAGTGATCATGATGTGCGTGTGGCACAAGCCATTTCAGGCGGTAGCAAAGATTGGAACGGACGTATCGGTATGGCTTTCCAAAAAAACAATGCAGCTTACGGTGCAGATGGAAAACAAATTTTTACGGATATCACGCAAACAGATTTACAGTATAACCAATCGTTCGATTTCTTCGGAAGTACAGAATTTAAATTAACTGAATACCAAAAATTGTTGGTAAATGCACAATACTACAATTCTGGTTACCGTGGAGATAAAGACCTGTTTTTAGGAACCAATTATGCGGGCTTGTTATCAAATCCAGCGCTTTTGGAAATGAGAAACGGTTATTCTTCAGATGTTGATCCAAAAACAAGCAGGGCAAATATCAATGCCAATTACCAGGCCAGTGATATTTTAGGCGGGCAAACCCTTTATGTGCAGGCCGCTGCCAGAAATGAACAGTTCAGCTTTCACCCATTCCCGGGGCAGGCGGCAATACCTGGCGTACTTTATAGCGGTTCATCTATCCAAAATACCAATTATAGTGCTTTAAAACTGGTATTGAACAAAGACTGGAACAGGTTAAACCTTACCTATGGTATTGATGCCGATAACGAAAACTTTAACGCGCAACAAGCATTGTTCGATAGAACTAAAGCCTTTACTTCTGGCGGGTTAAACAATACTACGGTAGCCACGATTGCACGTTACCCGAATTTCAGGGTAAATGGTTTATCTGGCTTTTTACAGGCACAGGTTAAGGTAGCTGAATTCCTAACCTTATCAGGCGGTGTTCGTCAGCAAAGGATGTTTGTTAAAGTTGGCGATTTTGTAGGCACCAACGCTGCTGTGCCCCTGGCTTATGGCATGGGCAGAACCGCTACGGCCATTGCAGGTGGTAAAAACCACTATGATGTGAATTTGTTAAATGGTGGTTTGGTTGTAAAAATCAATGCACCACAACAGTTTTGGGTTAACTTTTCGCAAGGATTTAATTTGGCCGATCCGGCTAAATATTACGGACAGGGAACTTATACTTTAGCAGGTACCAACTGGAACTTAGGCAACTCGATCAATGTAGCTGGTTCTCCTTTAACAGGTATTAAAACAGAACAGTACGAAGCAGGATACCGCTACCGTACGGGCATATTTAATGCGCAGGTTGCAGGTTTTTATGCTTTATCTGATAAAAACGTAAAAACCAACAGCACGTTCAACATCGAAGTTTTTGATGAAAAAGTAAGAAATATCGGTGTTGAAGGTTCACTATCTTTAAACCTGAAAAATGGTTTCGAGGCCGGAGCAAACGGTTTATATATCAAAACGCAGAAACAAAACACCGATGGCACCTGGTCTTTACAGGATGTAACGGTGGCCAGTCCTTCAAAAATTGCAGGTTACTTAGGTTATAATGGAAAAGTATTCGGATTAAAAGCTCAGGTTTTCCATTCGTTTGATTCTAAAGGAATCGATACTAAACTCATAGAAAGAGAAATAAAAGGCTATACCACCGTAGATTTATTGGGGTCAGTTAAGTTATTTACCGGAAGTTTATCATTTGGTGTACAAAACCTGCTGAACAAAAACTATCAGACGATTTGGAGTCAACGTTCGGTATTATT